A stretch of DNA from Glycine max cultivar Williams 82 chromosome 18, Glycine_max_v4.0, whole genome shotgun sequence:
GTCGCTATGTTATGCTGATAGCGACCGTGAAATGTTCGGTCGctattatacaaaattattttgaggctGGCAACCGAATTTGAGATCGAtctttttttctagaaaaattaagaagctaaatttttaatttattataaatcataatcaatatgtaatattcttaaatatttttatacttgaaaattattgaaattaatatattagtaatatttttaaattaaaaaatcaatatgttcattattttgtaaatcataataattatatattatttttaattatactttgatgatttataataaaattaaaatactaatatttacattatttgattaagataaataaatcatgattatcATTAgccttttaatttgttttttatacaaaataattttttatgttataaaattatttaaaaattataataaatatatatcctttatattatgaaaatatgtcataatcaaattttgtgaaattaagaattttataaaactagaaAATTGACTAacgttttcttaaaaaaaataagaactttaaAAAGTTTGAAGAAAGACTAGAACCATAGTCTTTGAAGGACGAAACACACTCATTTACACTACACTCAACTACTCATTTGAATGTTTGGtacaaaatatagtattaatataagtttttacACTACACCGAACTACTCATTTGAATGTttggtataaaatataatattaataaaagttttaggtgaaaatagttcaaaattcaaaatttaatttttaaaatttattatatttttagtcttatattatcatttaaaatataatataaaataaatcttatataAGTATACACATTCTAttttatgtgaaaaataaaatttaatcttatatattatattttaaagataatatataagagtataaaaatataataaattaaaaaaagaaactttgaattttaaacaattttggcataaaacttatattaatactatattttgcatcaaatattcaaatggtcacatGATTGTAATGAATAAAGAATATGCCATTCAAATGGTCACATATATTACATGTTAagctcaattttttaattatcttgtataaaaataattattatatattatattgataaagttataaaaaatttaagaaaaattaataaatataattgagttataattaagttaggaaaatttcataataataattaaataataattttaggttaGGGGACTGAAATAGCTTGAGGTTTTGTTTGACCCAACTTTTTTGGACTTAAAAGCTacttataagttaaaataagaaaaattaaacctttaaaaaataagtagaagTTGTTTAtgagttttcatttttatattttaaaaactccttttaaattaaaagttagacaaaataattgaacctACAACCTATAAATATTAGAAGGTGGATAACAAAACGTTACTACCCAtcattttgagtaaaaaaaaatatttcaaatattgaGACCATtcaatttgaagaaatttctaattaaaaaggatttagatattattttaggtaaagtaaatttaataatacaagtaaattaattgaaaataatattttaataaattgatttaagagtaaaataataaactaattatattgattaaaaTGTGTGCTTAATTAAAATGTGAACAACACTACTATTATTACTATAGAAGTGTTGTTGTTGTGTAGCCAAAATGgtgcatttaaaattttaaggaatAAGAGTAGGTAACGCGGGTGTCAACTGTTACATATCACTCTCCTTCTTCTCTGATCCTCCTCTTAGTTCTTCTTTTTCACTGCTCTTCCTCTTCGACTAGGGTTTCATCTTTTGAACCCCATCTACATTTCATTGCCGCAACTATACCTTCCTCTATTCTATTTTGTATCGATGGCTCTTACACGGTACCTTGTTTCATCTTTTTTGCTTACTATGTTTGTTTCTTCATTTCTGGACAAatctaaacttttatatattatattgtagtctattgtattttataattttttaatataagttaATGGTTTTTTGCATGTAGTGCTAATTAATTAAGTGTTCTTGAACAATTTTAGTGAACATTATTATATCTATATGATGAAGGTGGGTGCAGGATGGTTTGACGTGTGGATTGCAAACACCAGAGGAACCAGATATAGTGGCAGACACATCTTGTTGGACCCCTCTAGCCAGGTTTGTCTTTCTTGTTCATGTTTAAATTGATGCAGTGTATGTTATAATATTGATAcaatagattaattaattcaatatatttaaatttaagttaaagaTAATTCattagataatttaaaattaatcattcttttctattttatatttttttacgctCACAATTAAATGtaagtaaatttataattactttAGCTTAGTCTACATAAGCCATGTGTTTTCCTATTAGATTGTGTGCAGTATAATTTTTTGCAACCCCATTATATGTCTCAATTGATGCAATCAaccaatattagcaaaccaaacTAGTATCtttattaacaattataaaCTTGAAGCgtaacttgttttattttattaataaagggGGCTAATAATATAATGTCTAATAAAATCTGCTTCCAAATACAGAGTAGGTAGCCCTTATCATATTTCCAATATTATGTGTTATAGTAACTTCTCTGATCATGTGTGgtttgtttatataaattttgcaCTATTTTtccctattaattaattaagatttaatataatgtattttattaatttcatgcagGAGTTTTTCTTCATTGTGTTAATTATAGTGTTTCATAGAAATCATaactttaatttgaataatttcttCCATTTGCTCGATTCCATGCCACAATTATGCCTTACACACAATCTTAAACTTTTGTAAATGTACATTCAACAGGCCTTTCTAAAGGCTTGCAAAGCCACATGCCAGAGCAACTCACATATCTCGCCTCATCATACCAGCAAAACGGACATTCTTGTTGAAGCCTACTACCTTCAGTGGTCCATGCAAGTCTAATTATACATACATTCAGGTACTTGTAATACACAATATCCATGTACCATCATCAACCTTACTttatataaagtttaaaattaatcatagtaaataaacattaaattaactGTTTCAACTTCCATGCAAACTAATATATGTCCATTGACAGTATTAGTATGTATAGTTTAAGCCAAAGGGCCTAATATTGATATCTCCTAGGAATTGatcaaattaagatattttatatatttgttccTTAGCTTTCAGGGAACATTATTGCACCTAaaacaaaattagaattttctaGATTCCACACGAACACATGATAATTTGTTAGATCTTCTTCACCTTCAATTTTGATGTGCCTCATACTTATATAAGTGGTGGCTTCATTGATGTAATAGTATGTCTCTTGTGTGTTTGCATGAACACACTCCACTGAATACTATCGAATCATTTCATTTCATGATTATATTTTCTTACTCCTTGACgtttcttaatggagatttgTTATAAGTAGTTTGTATCAATGGAGATTCCTAAGAATCGAAGGTGGATGTATCAGAGGTTGGATGGTAATAAATGTTGGACAAATGAGTTTAGAGAAGGAGTGTTTGAATTTGTACAATTTGTTACTAGTCAGGTCATGTTTCAAATGCAAGGAGAACAAACAAGGTGTCCTTACAAGAAATGCAAATGTAAAGTTTTCAAGTTTGTAGATGATGTGATGAGGGATCTTTATGAGGAAGGGTTCATGCAAAATTATTATTGGTAGACAAACCATGGTGAAGAGTTAGCATAATTTCCTCCAATAGTGTTGCAAGGTTCATACTGCGAAAATGGTGGGCAAAGGAAAGAATTGAATCCTTACGAGCAAATGATCATGGATTATGTTGGACCATCAATTGGCCAATGCATAgaacaagagggtgtaattgaGACAGAATGCATGGAGGAAAATGCTATTCTTGAAGCTCAAAAGTTCTTTGATGTGCTTGTAATTGCCCAAGCACCATTGTGGGAAGGATGTGAGCATCATTTAGAATTGTCATCTTCTTTGGTCTGTCTTAGCTTGAAATCTGATTATAATATGTCGGAAGAGTGTTTTAATCGTATGGTTCAACTTATGGGTGACACCATGCCAAAAAACAATACTATGGTTAGTAATTTTTATCAAGCTAAGAGGTCAGTGCAGAAATTGGGTCTCGATTGTTTGAAAATTGATTGTTGCCCAAATGGATGCATGTTGTATTACAAAGAAAATTCAGATAAGAgtataactaattattatttatttgtaaaagtgaTCAGTACTTGATAGTTAATAGGAGAGGGATTGAAAAGAAGTTTCCTGCTAAAAAAATGTGGTACTTTCACTCATTCCAAGACTAAAAAGATTGTACTTTTCAATGGCCACTACATCTCACATGAGATGGCATAATGAAAATCAAAGGAACTCGAATGTCATGTGTCATCCATTTGATGGTGAAACACTGAAGCGTGGAAGCATTTTGATAGAATGCATCTAGAATTTAGTCAAGACCCTAGGAATATCAGATTGGGATTATGTTCAGATGGATTTAGTCCTTTTGGTCAATTTGGAAAGACTTACTCTTGTTGGCTGATTATCTTAGCTCCATATAATCTTCCTCCTGGCATGTGCATGAAGAgagaatttatgtttttaattgtcTTAATTCCAGGTCCATTAGATCCAAGACACAAGATTGATGTGTACTTGCAACCACTCATAGATGACTTATGCACCTTGTGGAATGACAACATATCAACTTTTGATGTGTCATTGAAGCAGAATTTTTTGATGAAGGCTGCTTTTATGTGGACAATCAATGACTTCCCGACTTATATGATGTTGTCAGATTGGACAACTGCTGGCAGACTTGGTTGTCCCACATGTATGGAACGATCAAAGCAttcacaacttttaaattttcacaAGGTCTGTTATTTTGATTGTCATCGCAAATTTCTTCTGCTTAATCATGCATATAAGAGGAATAAAAAGTCATTCAAGAAAGGTCGACTTGAGACCTCACCCCTTTTTCCACGTTTGTCTACTCTTGACATTTGGAATAGAGTTTCACATTTACCGCTCTGCCTTGAGTcgcaagaagaaaaggattttTCAGGTTATGGTGTTGAACATAATtggaagaaacaaaatatattttggttGTTACCGTATTGGAAAACCTAACTTCTGCGTCATAACATTGATGTCATGAACACAGAGAGAAATGTGTTTATGAATGTCTTTAACATTGTGATGGAAATCAATGGCAAAAGTAAGGATACACACAATGCTTAAATAGATTTAGCAGAAATATGTAATCGAAAGAAGCTTGAGTTGGTAGATGTTGGTCGTGGCAAGTTCTTTAAaccaaaggcaacttatgcaaTGACCAAATCCGAGAGACATGTTGTTCTTAAATGGGTCAAAGAACTAAAGTTACTAGATGGCTATGACTCCAATTTAGGTCGGTGTGTGGATCTTAACAAGGGAAAAATTCATGGAATGAAAAGTCATGATTGTCATGTTTCCATGCAACGGTTGCTTCCAATTGCATTTGACTTATTACCAAAACCTATTTGGAAGCCACTTGTTGAACTTAGTCAATTTTTTAGAGAACTAACTTCGACAACATTAAATGTTGAACAACTAAGAATTATGGAAAATAACATACATGTTTTGTTGTGTAAGTTAGAACAAATATTCCCACCAAGCTTCTTTGATTCAATGGAGCATCTTCCAGTTCATTTACCTTATGAGGCAAGACTTGGTGGTCAGGTCCAATATCGTTGGATGTATTCTTTCGAGAGGTATAAAGTGAGAAATCATTTATACACCATTGTATTATATACATATAGTCATCTTTAAAAAGTActtattcatattaattttaggtttttacACTCCCTCAAAAATAAAGCTAGAGTTGAGGGATCGATTTGTGAAGCGTACTTAGTGGAGGAGAAATCTACCTTTGCCTCGTTTTACTATCCTGATCAAATTACAACGAGAAGGACTAGGATGCCTCGAAATGTTGATCCGGATGAAGGTTCTTCATCTTCTACTcctatattaatttttcaattaccCAGGAAGAGCGAGTGGTAaatccaaaacatattttttggacCAAGTTGATCTTCATGTTGCTCACTTGTACGTTCTTCAAAATTGTCCAGAGGTTGAGCCATATTTAGAGTAAGatgattttaatacttttataactaattaatattttaatgatgttatgTTTTTTACGTTGAGTATTTATGAGAATTCTTTGAGGGAGTTGAATCCCACTACTTCGGATGCTCAACTTAACCAAGACATTTCATCCAACTTTCCTACATGGTTCAAGCAATATGTAGGTTAACACCttaaatattattgaaataacATTTCTTCCATGATGATACGGTGTTATATAAGGCGtcaattgttaaattttttaggtTCTAAATccagaaaataatattcaagattcaatattgGTTAATTTGGCATGGGGACCTAAGAGAAAAGTTGAATCATGGCCTATCTACATTATAAATGGatacaaatttcaaataattagtTGGAATGAAGGCATGAATTCTTCTAATTATGGTGTTCACGTACGGGGAACTGATGTTTTATGGAATGTTGTATGATATTATTCAATTGGAGTATACTGGCATCCCATTGATGAAGTTAGTTATATTCAAGTGTGATTAGTTTGATAATACTCCTTATATAGGGACACGAGTAGATAAAAAGTATGAGATTGTTGAAGTAAGGCAATCAAAAAGATATACTAAAGCATATGACCCATTCATATTTGCACAACAAGCAGAACAAGTTTATTACACAACATATCCCGAGGGACATCAAGGATAGTTAACCGTAATGAAGACAAAAGCTCGCAGCATAATCACTGACAATATAGTAAGTGAAACTGAGCAAAAGGCTCCATACCAAGATGATGAGCTTGTAGGGCTTCAAGAAGTGTTGGAAGTTGACCCTGATGTCATTAATGAATCTCTTGCGGATGTTGATGGAGGTGGAGAAAAGATAGATGTAGATTTACTCAAACAATTAGACTTGGTTGAACCAAATGAGGATAAATGCATGTTAagtgagaatgacattgagagTGATTTTGATGATACAGATACTTCTTAGGTAATTCATACATTAAAGttgattgcatgtcttatgttcattgtgtatgtgtgtgtgtgtgtatttttacaTTTGTATGATTGTggtttgtaaaaattattacttttactCTTGTAGTGAATATGAAAGAGAAGATAAGTGACCTATTTTGGTGTAGAAAACATGTTTATGTGAGTTTTCATTAACAATTTGGATTTATTTGTTTACTGAAGTGTATTGCTTGTGgtacttcattttttatttatttgttcttaAATATCATATGTATGTGTGGGTGTACATGTGTACAAAAATCAAACATGCAGATGACAGATGGAGGTAGAGGTGGTGGTCGTAGAACATTTAATCGTGGTAGAAGACGTGGTCTTAGTTTAGGAGCTCCAATTACCACCAACCCTTCCACCTCATCCATTCATATATCAACCTCAGAGTCGATGATTCATGCCGTTTCACCGACTCCAAACACACTTCCTACAGCTCAAGACCAACCAAATCCTACCTTTATAAGGGAGTCAATTTCCACTACCCCTGTTAGAGATGCTTCACCTTCAGCACCAGATGATTCTCTTACACTTGAGTACCCATCAAATCCAAATTGTGAACATATTGTTGATCAGAGGCCTTTCGTTTGTGCATATAAAGGAGAGTAAATgcattttatttaactattattttttcttaaaatgttttttgaatGTGGTATTGACAATGTATTTGTACATAGGTTTCAACCAACATATAGGTGTTCtaatatcatatcaaatatCATTAGGGCAAAATTTGATGAACCAGCTGCAAGTTGGTTGAAGGTGTCAGTTGACCTTCGCGATAGGTGGTTTGGAGAGTTTAAGGTAACTTGAATTatggtttaatttaaaatatattgtttctTGTATCATTTCTAATTTAGTTCTTATTTCCTATTTTATGCAGAAAGAGTATAGGTGGCACCACAAGAAGAGCATACCATTAGAGCTGTTTTTGAGACAAAAGGTTCACGTATTTTGAAAAGTGCAATGAACAAGATCAGAAATGGTCAAGATAAAGGAAAGTGGATAATATCCAATGTTAGAGtgataactactaaataattgtgaattaacAGTAgttaaatagtcaaattttgacttaaaattaattatttagcagttatttataattaaaagttgaaaaattaattaaattgaatttctggTTGCAGATACGAAAAATGAGGGTACATTAAGCAAAAATGCCAACggaaaggaagagaaagaaggaaTTCTGAAGCAGGCCCAACCCAACagtggcgctaagcgcgcatCAGGCGCTAAACGAGCAACTAACTACAGGCGCTAAGCGTGGCGTTAAGCACGAAGGAGCAGAAACCGTTATGTGCGCTAAGCCTAGCTAGACGCCCAGCGCGCGATCCAACAGAAGCACAGGCTAAGCCTGCATGGCGCGACCAGCGCGCGATCTGAACGCGCTAAGTGCGAGGTGTGGCGCTGAGCGCGACTACGAAGGCCCATAAGCCCACTTcagcaactataaatagagaggcaGTCCCAAGGAATCATCACTTCGCCTCAGAGCACTATTCTCAGCACTTCAAGCCTGAGCACTCCTCTCTctatattctttgtttttactaccccttctttctttcacccccaattgtaagccctcaatggccatgagtggctaatcccctagctagggcctggcaggcctaaaaagccaacgatGTACGATGAgcttcaagagttatcaatgcaAAAGGAATTCATTCtaggtttttctgttctaattcttttcttgttatcttGCATTCATTCTTAGATTTCTTTTGGGTTTTAttcgctcgggagagggtaatccccaataaatatttaagattcaatgcatgcatcagttttaggggttatacgCTTGGGAAAGGGTAACACCTAACAGAACATCTTAAGAAAAGAATCCTTGGGTTAccattgctaggcatagaatgatAACCTATTGCCCATGAATTTAAGCAACATCTAGAACTTAaccttaatgcattttaattattgaatcttcgcaaatgcatttgggagataggtagttaaaataggcttgccaacgtgaggcatcaggggcaagtagttaacagatgtgggtagaactaaCACCAATGCATTGGTAATGAATATCATATTTACATGCATCGTAGGCCAATTGGGTTTGTCTGGTCTTGGCATCTTTAtcaattgtttttccttttaaacTATTTGTTTTAGTAATAGCACTCTATTCCTACATTTATTCctgcttttattattttactcttaCTTACAAATTGAGAAGTATCTAATAAGTGCAATAAAATCCCTGTGAAAcgatactcggacttccgaggtTTACTACTTAAGAGcgattggtacacttgccaaagtcTCAACATAGAGCAGCCTTGGATGAACATTGGGGTTCTACAGATTTCCAAAACAAGAGTTCCACTGCCAAGGCGAATCAATCTGTTAATAGAGGAGCCTCAGCATACTGTGGTGGTTCCATATCTACTGCAACTCACTTTGTAAAGCTGGTAATTTCactttatatgtgtgtgtgtgtacctcattgattttcaattcaatgtaattaaatgttttacagttttaacttttaaaatttatgtagtCAAAGGAGTTTCAAAGACCACCAACTGCTTGGGAGGTGATggagaaaactaaaaaattgaagttgGGAGAATGAGTCAATGACAAGTCCCGCGAATTTGTTGTAAGTTGttttttctaattctatcactttatttgatatatagtggcTGATATTATAAATGAACTCTTACCTTTGGTTAATATCTCTTAACCTATTTACACATCTTGATTTGCTTTTCTTTAGCTAGTGTTAAATGTTTGTGATTGGCTAGTATTAACTTTGAAGCCTACTATAGTATATTAAAGtcaattttttcatgtattagtGGTGATTTTCTTGAATATTAATCCTTATATGTCTATACATTTAACAATATATCTTCATACCTCACTTTATATTGAAGGAGAAATATCAACATCGTCGAGATGAAATTTTACAACATTCGACAAAGGAAGACAGATCTACACAGGATTCCCTTAACATTGCCACTTCtattaatgataatgaaatatatttgaatgttgTTGGAGGTCCAAATTACAAGGGTAACATGTACGGGCTAGGTACTTTGAGCAAAAGGTTTAGTTGCTCAAAATCAGCTCCATCTACTTCTATTACTCTTGTGAAAGACCAAATAGAGGAAATGCGTgagataattaataaattgaatgctgagcttttggcaaaggcaaATAAGGAAAAGACACTTGAGGAAAAGATGTTGCAGCTGATGGAGAATCATGACCACCAAAGTCAGGAGATGCGATAACAGATGCAAGAACAAAATAAGCAAATTCGTCAACAAAATAAGCAAATGCAGCATATACTtacaacacttgcatattcactCTATCATGCCAGCTCGTAGTCTATCGCCTACCATAGCAAATGGAACTGAGCACCGTGTTAATGATGCTTAGGTTGATCATCCTCATGACATGGGTAATGATCATTGACTCTtggttattgtttattttagtttgattaTGTCACGTTAgttatgaatttgaattttattaaacttttacATTACATTTGattaaactttgaaaacttTGAATTTGCACTTTATCAATCTTTAAAATAGAACTTTGTTATTAgatatatttacttattatgAATGTCcacttttatttataagtttgattatacaatttcattaaaatttatatttatagtcGATAATTATTAATCAGGTTAAAATGTAACAatggaaaaacaaaacatacatcATATTTTCATTTAGTGACCACATTTTTGACCgaaatgcatttttaatttattttacatttaaaaatttaaaataaatagcgACCAAATTAGCAACCGAATGcatttgtattttgaaattaattgtttattacCGACCAAATTAGCGACCgaaacattttaatatattttattttaaacttagcCACCGAATTAGACACCCAAggtaattttcaatattttattttaaaattaattattcaatagCGACCGAAATATCTACCAAACacctctttaatttattttatatttaaaattaattattcgaTAGAGACCTtgttggtttttattttatatttaaagtaCAGGTATTTGTTAGTGACCAAATTAGTGACCGACTATTTCTATTGCAGAATTGGTCCCAAGCAAAATAGCAACCAAATACTCAATGAtcgaatttattatttttgtgcgTGACTATTTCAGTAGCTAAATAGTGACCAAAGATAAATTCGGCTGCAAAGTTTTGGTCGTTATTTTGGTGACTAACACTTTTAGCGACCGAATGTGTCGATTGctaaatcacaattttttagtagtgaaataTGATTATAACTGGgtggtaaaataaataattaaacttttttttcacacttttcttttttgtctctcATTTTCCATGTTTTCACGATTTTTTCCCTCAAACGGTGAAATTTCATACATTTTGCCAATTAACTTCTTTTCACCTTTTTTCActcaacttttaaaaattcaaacatttttgttactcaattttcaaaatttcatgcATCTTTTTcgtatattataattaagaaattttgtttaaaaattggGAGGAATAATGGgtgaaattttaaaagttgactGGCAGGATGGGTAAATTTCATAGTTTGTGGTAAAAttcacaaaaacataaaaaacaaaagtgtaATTAAGCCCTTTTTTTTGGCTAATTACgtttcttctctctttgccggttaaaaaatatttcttctctctctcttttttttccgtAACAAACAAGGTATTAATAAGTAGAAAGTGTGGAatttcaaataagaaaaaaatcaaaatttaatcttCTTTCAATGAAAGTGTAATCTATTCCATAACCCAGAAGCTCATTGGTACGTTTGGTGATCGTTATGCTTGTGGGGATAGAATGATGATCGATGCTAACATGTTGCCACGGATTTTATGTCTTCTACTTTAGATGTTCATAATTACTTTCACTTTTGAGTTTCAAGCTCATATTCATCTAGTTAGAAGGTTTCAACATTTGAACTGACCAAGtacaaagtaaaaaaatctCTCTCTTGAACTTATGAGGcttgaacttaaaaaaaaaattgagtttcaaGCTCGTATTCTATTGATGATGATGTTATCATATGAATGAAACTTAATAATTCTTTACAATGTTCAATACTTGTTTTATTCATCCCTTTCATATGGTTGATTTCACTTTGTTCTTCTTGGTCTGTAACTTTAGCTACGTAAACTAGAGAGAtataggatcaaaatttcagtcCAAGTTGGAAAAAAGATGAACTCGTTATGTTGGCAATGATAATGTTCGAGAAAGTGTGCTACGTGCATACATAAAAGATCGATAATGTTCGAGGAACTGAGGGATAGTACGGCACACCATAATGGATGGGTGGGGTTTGGTGTTTGATCAGAACCGGTCTCCGCGTCTGAAACAGTAAAAAAGTAAcattattttttggtaaaacACTACTAGGGTATTTAAATGTGTACAATGTTGTCACATTACTTCTTGAAagtaacaaaattaaagaagaaaagcACTTTCAAAagtgtaatttgtaattttaatctaaaatttaaaaagttaatataaatCACAACGTTATGTGATTTagataaaatagtaatatatatttaagaaataaagtgataataatttattattgagaaacttattttaattttataaattaacgtGACAACACTTAACactctcaaaaataaaaataaaaattagtattttaccCTACTATTTTTTTAGACAAGACAATAAATATCATGCAAACTTCGTGAGGTGTTGCGTAtcttactttttaaattattttattttaattgaaatattatgTTATCCTTATTTGAAATTGGATTTAGTTACACTTAATCAACATTCtgcttattttaaaagttacattGCATCTCTAAAGAAAGGCCAATGTAATTCCAATTTCCTGAATAAGTAAGTGAAAGGATAATTAAATCTCAAaataaagcaaaacaaaatGCTTAATATAGTTAAACTGAACTTGAAGGTGAATGaaatttatcctttttattaAGCAAGTCATGTCATAAAAAGTGAATAATACATATAACACAAATTTCAGTGTGTTATTATTGATGTAATACTTGTGGGATGAGTTTATTTTAATACcacacaaatataatttaattatgtaaaaatatgttaaaaattaatctttactaatttattatgactaaattttattacaaataaaatgtacatttttttttgttacgaTTAACAACATTATTTGCCAATTTTTTGTAAGGAAATTATgattggaaaaaaatgaaatatatcaaAGGTTATAGCTAGTTCA
This window harbors:
- the LOC102662855 gene encoding uncharacterized protein, whose product is MQMTDGGRGGGRRTFNRGRRRGLSLGAPITTNPSTSSIHISTSESMIHAVSPTPNTLPTAQDQPNPTFIRESISTTPVRDASPSAPDDSLTLEYPSNPNCEHIVDQRPFVCAYKGEFQPTYRCSNIISNIIRAKFDEPAASWLKVSVDLRDRWFGEFKKEYRWHHKKSIPLELFLRQKVHSQHRAALDEHWGSTDFQNKSSTAKANQSVNRGASAYCGGSISTATHFVKLSKEFQRPPTAWEEKYQHRRDEILQHSTKEDRSTQDSLNIATSINDNEIYLNVVGGPNYKGNMYGLGTLSKRFSCSKSAPSTSITLVKDQIEEMREIINKLNAELLAKANKEKTLEEKMLQLMENHDHQSQEMR